From a single Photobacterium gaetbulicola Gung47 genomic region:
- a CDS encoding ABC transporter ATP-binding protein (COG1131) — MGINFTIKPGQVLGILGHNGAGKSSLIKCLLGAYDYDGTLSVFGMEPRNDRVNIVRDLAYLSDVAVLPEWMTVKQIVKYSAGVHPNFSLELAQQYLSQTEIPLSTKIGRLSKGMKVQLHLALVMSADVRLLILDEPTLGLDLMFRERFYNQLVEWLKQGERAMIIASHEVDEVSHLLTELLILKKGKAVTSGSVDEIQGRFQKVIVKEENKRQAEAARPIHIQHGIKESMCIFENGKAEKLSVFGEVCEPSLSEVFIALQQEEA, encoded by the coding sequence ATGGGGATTAATTTTACAATTAAACCTGGCCAGGTGTTAGGGATATTGGGCCATAATGGTGCCGGGAAATCTTCACTAATCAAATGCTTACTTGGTGCCTACGATTATGATGGGACATTGAGTGTGTTCGGGATGGAACCAAGAAATGATCGTGTTAACATTGTACGGGATTTGGCCTACCTGTCGGATGTCGCTGTGCTTCCCGAGTGGATGACAGTGAAGCAAATTGTGAAATACAGCGCGGGCGTGCATCCTAACTTTAGCCTTGAGCTTGCCCAACAGTATTTATCGCAAACGGAAATTCCGCTATCAACCAAGATCGGGCGTCTGTCGAAAGGGATGAAGGTGCAATTGCATTTAGCCCTGGTTATGTCAGCGGATGTGAGGCTACTTATTTTGGATGAGCCCACACTAGGTCTGGATCTCATGTTTAGGGAACGATTTTATAATCAACTTGTTGAGTGGCTTAAACAGGGTGAGCGCGCCATGATTATTGCGAGTCATGAAGTTGATGAGGTGTCTCATTTGCTAACTGAGCTGCTGATCCTAAAAAAAGGCAAAGCGGTAACGAGTGGTTCTGTCGATGAAATCCAAGGGCGCTTCCAGAAGGTCATTGTTAAAGAAGAAAATAAGCGTCAAGCCGAAGCGGCGAGGCCTATTCATATCCAACATGGGATAAAAGAGTCCATGTGTATTTTCGAAAACGGTAAAGCTGAAAAGCTATCGGTATTTGGGGAGGTCTGTGAACCATCCTTGTCAGAGGTCTTTATTGCCCTGCAGCAGGAGGAAGCATGA
- a CDS encoding ribonuclease (COG3719), with amino-acid sequence MVWILKRLIQIPVILGFAAISFASIKVEGVFEATMPCSVFQSFRQDTNPGDIKVIPRQQYTVYARNKTNGEWLQIIVPEASPSLRWVNLSCGQSDLSSLIQLKGSNHQCQTKGQYDSYLLAVSWQHGFCQHATGVASKPECTAINQQQLSIYNLTLHGLWPTRQSCGIHYGYCEPDKKMDLTPSTISTLAPWMPNFYYQTEFGAYQWKKHGSCQYREDDDYFLLATSLVRQVDTSLIGRYIKQHVGKQMSTAQFKQVLTDNFGLHAVKRIQLSCINKRYLQEIRLSLGKDFEQHGTLVGKLISGPALPSFAGNCAPTIEVEN; translated from the coding sequence ATGGTTTGGATATTAAAGCGATTAATTCAAATACCCGTAATTTTGGGTTTTGCTGCAATATCATTTGCATCAATCAAAGTAGAAGGGGTATTTGAAGCAACAATGCCCTGCTCTGTGTTTCAATCTTTTCGCCAAGATACCAACCCAGGTGATATCAAGGTGATACCACGACAGCAATACACTGTTTACGCCCGCAACAAAACCAATGGAGAGTGGTTGCAAATTATCGTGCCCGAAGCCTCTCCTTCTTTGCGTTGGGTTAACCTCTCATGCGGTCAATCCGATTTATCCTCCCTCATACAGTTAAAGGGAAGCAATCACCAGTGCCAAACCAAAGGCCAATATGACTCATACTTGCTTGCAGTTAGCTGGCAGCATGGTTTCTGCCAACATGCGACTGGGGTCGCTTCAAAGCCCGAGTGCACCGCTATCAACCAACAGCAGCTCTCTATTTACAACCTCACCCTACATGGTTTGTGGCCCACCCGGCAATCTTGCGGTATTCACTATGGCTACTGTGAGCCCGATAAGAAAATGGATCTCACACCGAGCACTATCAGCACCCTTGCCCCCTGGATGCCCAATTTTTATTATCAAACCGAATTTGGCGCATACCAATGGAAAAAGCACGGCAGCTGCCAATACCGAGAGGATGATGACTATTTTCTCTTAGCAACGTCACTGGTCCGCCAAGTTGATACCTCATTAATAGGACGATACATCAAGCAACATGTAGGAAAACAGATGTCCACTGCCCAGTTCAAACAGGTGCTTACCGATAATTTTGGCTTACATGCAGTCAAACGTATCCAGCTATCATGTATAAATAAACGCTACCTTCAGGAAATAAGATTAAGTTTGGGCAAGGATTTTGAACAACATGGCACTCTGGTCGGCAAACTCATATCGGGCCCTGCATTGCCGTCTTTTGCAGGAAACTGTGCACCCACCATAGAGGTTGAAAATTGA